A window of the Ostrea edulis chromosome 1, xbOstEdul1.1, whole genome shotgun sequence genome harbors these coding sequences:
- the LOC130052173 gene encoding G-protein coupled receptor 157-like: MHCLLRATIITFVSSGLSVISGILIFIEYSLNLHHDRLATMFVFMTIGDFMYAVGYIVGDMRYYDLYEEIDNVTSTNCSIVSDDASNDLLCKGQSFVTTYGSLVSFAWTCNLLITLYLYYRGHDRPSRLREGILHFVGWILPGIIVISAVSAGALGEDSAEYSGPWCWVRDFPSKGERILWMLFAGKFWEILTYIITFVMFVLCMKLTSCGRKEGARFPEDVTNQRRFVRMEDNEDVDDQSQNREDQKHYEDQSLMMWRFCFAWIILVVTRCFGTTRFFLYVFDVQVSDKANEWLLNLQSFGDGSLAFVNFVFYLITNPAVVRKYWKQIRARSGNDEMSNNENLNVNE, from the exons ATGCATTGTCTGTTACGTGCAACAATTATCACATTTGTGAGCAGTGGCCTATCGGTTATCAGCGGAATTCTTATATTCATTGAATACAGCCTAAACCTCCACCATGATCGACTAGCCACGATGTTCGTGTTCATGACGATAGGTGATTTTATGTATGCCGTTGGTTACATTGTGGGGGATATGCGGTACTATGACCTGTACGAGGAAATTGACAATGTGACCAGTACTAACTGCAGTATAGTGTCAGATGATGCCAGCAATGACCTGCTTTGCAAGGGTCAAAGCTTTGTTACGACGTACGGAAGTCTGGTGTCGTTTGCTTGGACCTGTAATTTACTGATCACGTTATATCTATACTACAGAGGTCATGACAGACCATCACGGTTAAGGGAGGGGATTTTGCACTTTGTCGGATGGATTTTACCAG GTATAATTGTCATTAGCGCGGTATCAGCCGGAGCTCTGGGTGAAGATAGTGCGGAATACAGCGGACCTTGGTGCTGGGTGCGGGACTTTCCATCCAAAGGCGAAAGAATTCTGTGGATGCTTTTTGCGGGGAAATTCTGGGAAATTTTGACCTACATCATTACGTTCGTTATGTTTGTACTCTGCATGAAACTTACAAGTTGTGGCAGAAAGGAa GGCGCTCGCTTCCCAGAAGATGTTACCAATCAAAGACGTTTTGTGAGAATGGAAGATAATGAAGATGTAGATGACCAGTCACAGAACAGA GAAGATCAGAAACATTATGAAGATCAGTCGTTAATGATGTGGAGATTTTGCTTTGCGTGGATAATTTTGGTGGTCACTCGTTGCTTCGGCACAACCCGTTTCTTCTTGTATGTGTTTGATGTACAAGTTAGCGATAAGGCAAATGAATGGCTGTTGAATCTACAAAGTTTTGGAGATGGCAGTTTGGCGtttgtgaattttgtattctatcTGATCACTAACCCCGCTGTCGTACGAAAGTATTGGAAGCAAATCAGGGCCCGGAGCGGAAATGATGAAAtgtcaaataatgaaaatttaaatgtaaatgaataa